The Desulfobaculum xiamenense DNA segment ACGAAAGCGTGGCGGCCGATGGTCACCCCGCAGACGATGGTGCAGTTGGCCCCAAGCGTTGCGCCACGACGGACCAGCGTCTCGCGCACCTCGTGCATGCGCGGCACGTGGCTGCGCGGATTGAACACGTTGGTGAAGACCATGGACGGTCCGCAGAACACGTCGTCCTCCAGGGTCACGCCCCGGTACACGGACACGTTGTTCTGAATCTTGCAGCCGTTGCCGATGCGCACGTCGGGCCCGAGGCACACGTTCTGCCCTATGCGGCATCCCGCGCCGATCTCGGTCCCCGTCATCACGTGCGAAAAATGCCAGACCACCGTTCCGGAACCGATGTGTGCGCCATCGTCCACGTAGGCGCTCTCATGCACGGTGGCGCTTGGAGCCACGCCGCTGCGCCTATGCGCTGCACCCTTGGCGGGGCCGGATTCGAGCGAACGCTGGGCCTCGTTGAGCACACGCAGCACGCGCACGCCCTCGTCGCCGTCCGTACGGGGCCGCGCGCCCTGTGCGATGCAATCGAGAAAATGCAGGCACTCCCGACGAAGCGGCTCGGCCTCGGCCACCGGCTCGTACACCGGCTCGGCGCGGGTGGGCACGGGCATGTGCCCCTCCCAGTCGATGCGGTGCGGATACAGCGCCAATTTCTCGGACCACGGGCGCGTATCGTCGAACACGGCCATGGCGCGCTCGCCCACCACCACAAGGCGCTGCTCCTTGAACGGATGCAGCCACGACACGAACACGTGCGCCTTGAGTCCGGACGGAAAATCAAGATGCGTCACCGTCACGTCCGCGATGCGCCGGTGCAGGTAGTTGCCGCCCACGGCCATCACGTTCTCCGGCTCCTCGCCCGCGAGGGCCAGAATCATGGAGATGTCGTGCGGCGCAAAGGACCACAGCGAATTCTCCTCGCGCCGGATCTTGCCCAGATTCAAACGGCGCGAATAGATGTAGTTGATGCGCCCCAGCGCACCGGCGTCCACCAGTTCGGCCAGCCGTTCGAAGGCAGGATGGTAGCGCAAAAGATGCCCCACCATGAGCACCAGCCCGCGCTCCTGCGCCAGTCCGGCAAGCTCGCGCCCCTCGTCGGCATCGAGGGCCAGCGGTTTTTCAACGAACACGTGCCGCCCGGCAAGGAGCGCCTCGCGGGCCTGCGTGAAATGCATCTCCGCCGGGGTGGCAAGCACCACGCCGCGTACGGCCTCGTCGGCCAGCACACCGCTTAAGGACACGCCCGTGGGCACGCCGGGGGCGGACTCGCGAAACAGCCGCAGCACTTCCTCGTCCCGGTCGCACACGCGCACGAGCGCACCGAGTTCGCGGAAGTTGCGCACGAGGTTACGGCCCCAGTATCCGGAGCCGACCACCGCCACGCCGGGCCGTTTCGTCACGCCCATGCAGCCTCCTTCGGGAGGATGTCAGCCTCCCACGGTTGCCCCGCTCGCCAGCGACCATCCGTCGCGGCAGGCGCATCCGCCATGCGTGTCCGCCGCGCCGCCAACGCCACAACGGCGGAGGCAACGCACCGGAAATCATAGCAGAATGACCGCGCATCCGGGAAGGGCTGAAATGCCTTCTTCCGCCCCCAATCGCACGAGGCACGCGCATGGCGCGGCATTCGGCACGGGACACGGGGCATACCGCTCTGTCTTCCGTCCACGGCTCCCGCATGTCAACCCCCTTTGCATCGGCCTGCGCACGCAGCCGCTTGCCATTCAAGGACTGTTTGCGCGCCAGCGCCCGCAAAACGCCGCATTTCAGCACCCATTGGACCGCGACGATGAAGGGCCTCCCGCAGCGGAAATCCGCCGCGAAAGGCCCTCGTCACGCCGCGCTCGCATATGCGACGCGGCTTCGGAAGTCACAAGCTAAACGATTACAATACAGGTTTCGTCCACCTCGCTCGACGAGTCGAAGGCCGCCACCTCGTACCACGTGTTTCCGGTGTCGTCGCCATCGGAGTCGAAGTAGAGATCGCCATTGTGGGCGTCGTAGATGAACACCGCGCCGTCCACGCCCACGTTGTCGCCAGCGGTGTAATCCGTGGAACGCACGAAGCGCGCGGCGTCGAGCTTTCCGGCCGCAAGTCCGCCAAAGGCCGAACCGAGGAAGGCGAGCGTATCCACCCCGCAGTAGAAGTTCGAGATGTGGTCCATGCCGTGGGATGGATCGCCGAAGTAGACGGTGTCGCTGCCCTCGCCCACGTCGATGCTGTCATAGCCGTCGCCGCCGGAAAGGAAGTCGTTGCCGCTGCCGCCGGAGATGGTCTCGTCCGCCGCCGCGCCGAGGATGGTGTCCGCATAGTCCGATCCGATCACCTTCTCCACGTTGCGCACCACGTCCACGCCCGCTCCGCCGGTGTTCTGCGCCCCGGTGTTGGCGAGGTTCAGGGTGATGGACGATGTCGCGTCGTCGTAGTCCACGAGGTCGGTGCCGTCGCCGCCGTCCAGCGTATCGTCACCAAGGCCGCCCTCAAGGGTGTCGTTGCCGCTGCCACCGATCAGGGAGTCGTTGCCCGCGCCGCCGTCCAGTTCCACGGCGGTCGATCCGCCATGCATGGTGTCTCCCTGCGCCGTGCCGATGACGATTTCCACGTTGCTCACGTTGCCCGAGGCCGCACCGGTGTACAGTCCGTCGGAGAGATTCACGCTCACCGCGCCGGACAGGCCGGAAAAGTCCGCCGTGTCCGTCCCAGCGCCACCGTCGAGGGTATCCGTACCCGTGGAGGCGTACAGCGTGTCGTTGCCGTAGTTTCCAAGCAGGCTGTCGTTGCCGCCCTCACCACGGAGCACATCGTTGCCGTAGTCGCCGTCGATGGTGTCGTTGCCATCGCCACCGGACAGGGAATCATTGTAATAATCGCCCTCGATGCGGTTGGCCGCGCTGCTGCCAATCACGGTGGAATTGCCCGCATAGCCGTAGAGGTCCACGTCCTCGATGCCGGAGAGGGTATCCGTCACCCCGCCATGGACCGCCGTACCCGCGGCGAGATTCAAATTCACGGCCTCGGAGTAGCGCACGCGGTCCGTGCCCGTCCCGCCGGACAGGGAGTTGGCCCCGGCTCCGCCGTCGAGGGTGTCGTCGCCAGCGCCGCCGGACAGCGTGTCGTTACCAGCGCCGCCGTCGAGGCTGTCATTGCCGGTGTCGCCGGAGAGCACGTCGTTGCCGTCCTCGCCCCACAGGGAATCGTTGGAGCCGGACGTTCCGCCGCCGCCGACGATGCTGTCGTTGCCCGCTCCGCCCTTGAACCAGTTGCCGGACGTCCCCTGCTCGGCCTTGCCGATAAAGGTGTCCGCGTAGGACGAACCGATGATCTGCTCTATGCCGCTCAGCGTATCGTTGCCGCTCGATGTCGTGACGGACCCGGCTCCCGCGCCGCCGCCGCTCATGTCCACGCTGACCCCTGTGGTCTCCTCGATGTAGGACACGAGGTCCGTTCCGGTGTCGCCGTTGATATAGTCCGCGCCCGCGCCGCCATAGATGGTATCGTTGTCCGCTCCCGCGTCGAGGCTGTCGTTGCCAGCGCCGCCGTAGACGGTGTCCGTACCCGCTCCTGCGGACACGGTGTCGTTGCCGTTGCCGCCGAGGATGGAGTCGTTGCCGCCAGCGCTCAAGATCTGATCATCGCCGTCGCCACCGTCGAGGGTGTCGTTGCCGTTGCCGGTGCCGAGCACGTCGCCCCCGCCAAGGCCCGAGAGCTTGCGCGACCACGTGCTGCCGCTGCTGAGGATCAGCATATCCACGCCCGAGGTGCCGATGATGCCCTCCACGCCCGAGAGCGTGGTGACGTAGCCGCCGATGGTGACGGTGATGCCGCCGCTCTGCGTGTCCTCGCTACATGTCGAGATAGCCGTGGAAACATTAGCGAAGCTCGCCCAGTCCGTACCGGAGTCACCAACGAGGGAATCCCCGGCGATGTCGGAGCCGTAGCCTTCGAGGGTGTCGTCGCCGTAGCCGCCGTAGAGCGTGTTGGATGACGCGCTGCCGCGCAGGTAGTCGTTGCCGTAGCTGCCACGCACGTTCTCGATGTTGACGATGGTATCCGCGCCTGACGCGGCTGTGCCCGTACCGGGATTGTAGTTCGTGGAGCCGATGGTCAGCGTGTCCGAGGACAGGTTGACCACCACGGCCTCGTACGAGGCTGTGCCGCCGTAGGCGTCCATGGAATAGTCCACGGTGTCGGCCGTTGTCTGCGAGCCGCCGTCGATGGTGTCGTTACCCGCGCCGCCGAAGATGAGGTCATCGTCATCGTTGCCCCACATCGAGTCGTTCCCCGTGCCGCCGGACAGGGTGTCCGCCTCGCTTCCGCCGTCGAGATAATCGTTACCCGCATCGCCATAGAGCACATCCTGTCCGGAATACCCACCGTGGATACTGTCGTCGCTGTCACCGCCGTAGAGGGTGTCATTCCCGCCGGAGCCATCCAGCGTATCCTGCCCCGCGCCACCGCGAATCTGGTTCGCACTGCTGTTGCCGTAGAAGGTGTCTGCGTAGCTCGAACCGATGATGTTGCTGATGCCGTTCAGGGTGTCAGTCCCCTCGCCGGAGAAGGTCGCGTTGCCGGTGTCCGCGAGGTAGCCGCTCACGCCTGCGGTAGCACCGCTGAAATCCGCCCAGTCATCACCGTCGCCAAGCAGCGAGTCGTCGCCCGCGCCGCCGCGCAGGGTGTCGGCGTAGCTGGCTCCGCCCGCCGCGTTCAGCACGTCGTTACCCGATCCACCGATGAGGGAACTCGCCGAATCGGAGCGGGCCGTCAGCGTGTCGTTGCCGCTGCCGCCCTCGGCATGCTCCATGTAGGAGAAGCTGTCCGTGCCCGTGCCGTCGTTGACGGTGCCCGAGCCGGTGCCAAGGTTTACGGTAATCGCCGTGGTAAATCCGGAGTAGGACAGCAGGTCTCCACCGCCTGTGGACACGGCATTGTTGCTGCCGCCAACGAGCGTATCGGCCCCCGCACCACCGCGAATCGTATCGTCGCCGTAACCGCCGTCGAGGCTGTCCGCGCCCGCCGCGCCGTAGATGCTGTCGTTGCCGTAGCCGCCTTCGAGTGTGTTGGCGAGGCTGTCGCCGCTTAGGGTGTCGTTGTAGGAACTGCCGTAAATCTGTTCGATACCCGTGAGGGTATCCGTGTACGATCCGGCCTGCGTAGCGCGCCCGGCGCTCAAGTCCACATTGACCTGCTCGCTGTAGAGGGCACGGTCGATGCCCGCCCCGCCGTCGATGCTGTCGTTGCCGAGGCCACCGGTCAGCGTGTCGTTGTCCGCGTCGCCCTGAAGCAGATCGTCATCGTCGTTGCCGTACAGGGAGTCCGCGCCCACACCGCCCATGAGGGTATCCCGCCCCGTCCCTCCGTAGATGAGATCGTTGCCAGTGTTGCCCTGCACGGAGTCGTTGTCGGCTCCCGCATCGATGAAGTCGTTGTCCGCGCCGCCATCGATGCTGTCCGCGCCGCGCCCGCCGTAGAGGTAGTCCGCCCCGCCCTCGCCGAGGAGCGTATCCGCGCCGGTCTTGGTGGCGGACATGTCGTCGCCGTAGATGGTGTCGGCCCCGTCGCCGCCACTTGCGGAGTCGTTGCCGCCCTCGCCCACGAGGATGTTGCCGAGGCTGTCACCAATGGCCGTATCCGCGAAGTCCGTGCCGCGCACGTTCTCGATGCCGGACAGGGTCACCTGCTCGCTCGGGTCGATGGTGCCCCACGCCCGGCCAAGGGTCAGGTTCGCGGTGCCCCCGCTGTCCTCGCCCTCCTTCAAAAAATCCGCCCAGTCGCTGCCCGCACCGCCGATGAGCGAATCCGCGCCGTCTCCGGCGTAGAGGGTGTCGTCGCCCGCACCGCCGTCGAGGGTGTCGTTCCCGCCGCCGCCAGCCAACGCATTGCCGAGGCTATCGCCGATCATCATGTCCCCGAAGTCCGAGCCGACAATCTGCACATTGCCAGAAATGGAATCCGTGGAGCCGCCGAGGATGGTGCCCGTGCTCATGTTCACGGTGATGGACGTGGCATTGTCCTCGTAAGAGACGACGGTGCCGGACGTGCCCACGAAGGTGTCGTCCCCGGCACCACCGATGAGGGTCGCCCCGTAGTAGGAATCCACCAGCGAATCGTTGCCGTCTCCGCCGTAAAGCGTGGTGGAATAGCCCCCGGCCACGAGGGTGTCGTTGCCCCCCTCGCCGTAGAGCGCGCCGCGCCCGTAAAGGCTGTCGTTGCCCTCGCCTCCGTAGAGCGAATTATCGCCCGACGTGTCGTAGAGGGTATCGTGCCCGGCCTGCCCGTAGAGCGAATCGTCGCCGTACGAGCCGTTCAGGGAGTCGTTGCCGGTTCCGCCGTCCAGCGTGTCGGACCACGAGTAGCCAACGAGCGTATCATGCCCGCCGTAGCCGAGCATGAACGCCTTGCCGTAGCCCTCCTCGTAGGCATAGAGCTTTTCCGACACGTCGGTGCCGGTGATGATGATGTCCGCCAACTCGCGCCCGGGAACCTCCTGCGATCCGGGCTGAGTCTCCCCGCCCGTCTCGCCGCCACCACCGGGCTGCGTCTCGCCTCCGGGAAGCGTCTCCTCGGCAGGCAGCGTGGTCGGAGGCACCACGTCTTCGTCATCCCCCTCGGTCGACGTGAAAAGCTCCGTGGTCACGAACTCGGGCGGCCCGAAGGTCACCAGCGTATCCCCCGCCTCGGAAAACAGCTTGGAAAGCAATTCCTCTATCCCCACGGTCAATTCGAAGGTACCTGCAAAGGGCACCTGCGGGCCGAAGGGCAACCCCTCCGGAAGACCCTCGTCAGGTGGAGGTCCCTCCTCGGGAAGCTCTTCGCCTTCTCCCTCTCCAGGGGGAGTCTCTTCCACGCCGGCCAACTCCTCCTCGCCCGCCCCTTCGGTCTCGTCGCCCTCGCCTCCGGTGTCGCCGCCATCCTCCACGCCCCCCTCGGGCACGGGGATGGAAAGGATGGGCGCAATGGCCTGGAAGAAGGCCTTTTCCGTCTCGGTGTACGAACGCAGCGCCCCCAGCCGCCCACCCTCGAAGATGTCGAGCATGCGGTTGGCGTCGGTGATGACCACGGTGCCGAACGGTGTGGTGATGGTGAGGTCCAGCCCGTCGTACTGGAACACACCCACCTTCTCGCCGCCGGGGCGGATGTCGAGGTCGGCGCCGGTGCCACGGATGCCGATGGTGGCCAGCGGCGAGCGCAACTCCACGCCCTCGGGGTTGGCCTTAGCGATAGCGCCGGTCACGGTACGGAACGTGCCCTCGGCGAGCTTGAGCGCCATGCCCGAGGCCCCGTCCACATCGGGGTTGAAAACGTAGGAGTCCACGCTCATGCGCGCGTTCTCGCCCTGCGAGAAGACCGTGTCGTCCGTGAACCGGATTTCCACGCTACTCCCCCCACCGGTCACAAGGCTCTCCTGCGCATAGATGGGGCTGTCCATGGACAGCTCGCGCGCTCCATCCCCGGACTCGGCAAACACCTGCCCCTTCAACGCGACGACGACACCGATCTGCTCCGCCATGGCTTCCTCCATTGCGTAGGGATTTGTCCCATTCTTTCGAATACAATGAATTCAGTCGCAATGCAACGCGGTGCGCAAATGCCATCGTGCACATTCAAAAAGAAAACACAACCAACATATTGCCACTCAAAAGCTTTTCATTAGCAGCATATGTAACATACTTTCACCACACATATTTTCAAATCATTTGGCAAACACCGCTCATTACACACAAATCATCATACCATGGCAGTTCGTATTGCCGATAACGCATTACAATTATCTACAAATACTCATTCAAAACCAGAATGTTGCGCAAAAAGAAGGGGCCGCAGCCATTGGCTGCGGCCCCGAATATGCGGGACGGCCCGTCGATGCGCTCTAGAAGCTGTCGAGGGCGGGATTCTGCTCGCCCATGGACACGAACATCTTGGACAGGGCGATGCGGTAGTCGGCCAGGGCCTTGATGAGTCCGGCCTCGGCGGTGGTCAGACGCTCCTGCGCGTCGAGCACGTCGGTGTTGGTGCCCACCTGCGCCTGATAGCGGGCCACGGCCATGCGGTAGCCTTCCTGCGCGGCCTCAACGGCCTTGCGGTTGACCTTGATGCTCTCGGCAGCCTTGCCGATATCAAGATGGTTGGCCTTGACCTCGTAGGTCGCCTCCTGACGGGTGTTGTCCGCGGACGCGATGAGGCTCTTCACGCTCTCTTTGGCCTGCTTGACGGCGTAGTGGGTCTTGCCCCACTCCCAGAGGGTCCAGCTGGCGGAGACGCCCACGGACCATTCGCTGAACTCGGTCTTCACGAGGTCGCTACCCGAGGCGGTCATGTCGTCGCCATAGGTGCTCCAGTCAAAGTCCGCACCCACCTGCGGGTAGTAGCCGCTCTTGGCGATGGTCTCGTCCTTGAGGGCGATCTCCACGCTCTTGCCCGCGATCTCGAGATCGGGACGCGCCTTGTAGGCACGGGCCAGCACGTCGTCGATTCCGGCGGAGAAGGGCACGTAGTCGAGGCTTCCGGCGTAGTCCGCGTCGGCGTCGAGCTCCAGCCCGAGCAGGGTGTTCAGCCGCGCCATCTGGGTGGACACGGAATTGCGCGCGCTCAGGAGCGTATCCTCGGCGCGGGCGAGGTCCACCTCGGCCTGCAGCACATCGAGACGCGGCTTGAGACCCACATCGTAAAAGGCACGGGTGACCTTGAGCTGCTCCTGCAAGCGCTTCAAGGAATCCTCGGCCACGCGGACGTTCTCGCGGGCCTGCAACAGCCCGAGGAAGTTCTGCTGCACGAGGCCCACAAGCGTCAGCTCGGCGCTACGCAACGTGGCCTGGGAACGCTCCTTGCCCAGCACGGACTTCTGGTAGGTGGACAGGGTGTTCCAGCCGGTGAAGATGTTCTGGTGCACGTTGACGCCAGCCGAGAACAGATCGGCCTCGGACGTGGCGCTCTGCGGCTTGGGCTTGGCGTGGTCCTTGGCGGTGTAGCCGTAGGTCGCCTTCGCGGACGGCAGGAACGCGCCACGGGCGGACTTGCGTCCCTCCTCGGAGCCTGCGAGATCATGCCGTGCGGCAATGATGCTCGGATTGGCCTCAAGGGCACGGACGACAGCCTGTTCCATATTGTAGACGGTGGTTTCCGCCATTGCGGGCACCGCAGCGAACGCCGCGAGGAGCGCCACGGCAATGATCGTTTTCAGGCGAGGAATTCTCATTCGAATCATCCTTGTTCTTCCTGTTTCCACCAATCCCCCAGTCATTTCAATACACGATGCCCCCACGGCATCAAGGGTGGAGATTGCCCGCAAAAGCCCGTCGCGTCAACACCGGCTCAGGTTTCCGGACACACCGTCCGGGAAGCCTCGCCAGTCCGGCCATACAGAACGCAAACCGAGCGCAGCCTGTCCGCAAGCCTGGGTGCGAGTTTCCGCGCGGGTAGCCGCCACTCCCAATTCCCCTTGGGCCGGGAAGGCACGTTCATGCGGGCCTCGCGCCCGAGGCACAAAATGTCCTGCATGGGCACGATGGCGATGCGCGCCGGGGACATGAAGGCCATGCGCATGAGCATCCACGCCGCCTCGCCCGCATCCACCCCGCGCCCCATGTACTCCCCAAACACGCTGCGCCCCGCGTCGCCAAGATCGTCAACGAACCAGCCGATGGTGGTGTTGTTGTCGTGGGTGCCGGTGTAGGCCACACTGTTCACGCAGTGGTTGTGCAGCGAATTCACGCTCTCCCCCACGTCCGGCCCGAACGAGAATTGCAGCACGCGCATGCCCGGCAGATCGAAGGCCAGCCGCAGATCGATCACGTCGCGAGTGATGAGGCCCAGATCCTCCGCAATGATGGGCAGATTGGGCAGCCGCTCGCGCAGGGCGGCAAAGAGCGGTCCGCCGGGACCGGTCTCCCAGTGCCCGTTGATGGCCGTCTCCTCGGCGGGGTCCACCACCCAGTATCCGGCGAAGCCCCGGAAGTGGTCGAGCCGAACGATGTCCGCCAGCAACAGGTTGTGGGCGATGCGCTCCACCCACCAGCGGTAGCCCGTGGCGGCCAGCGCGTTCCAGTCGTACACGGGGTTGCCCCAGCGCTGGCCCGTCTCGCTGAAGTAGTCCGGCGGAACGCCCGCAACCTTACGCGGCGCGCCCTCTTCGTCGAGCTGGAAGGCATTTCGGTGTTCCCACACGTCAGCGGAATCGTAGGTCGGATAGAAGGGCAGATCGCCGATGATGGACACGCCCCTCTCGCGGCACATGGCGCGAAGCTCCTCCCACTGCGAGAAGAAAAGATACTGGGCGAACATCACCCGCTCCAGCCCCTCGGCGGCTTCGCGGCGCAGCGTGTCGAGGGCCTGCGGGCTCCGGTCGCGGTACTCGGGCGGCCACTCGTTCCATGGCATTCCGCCGAAACGCTCCTTGAGCACCATGAAGCTCGCGAAACCGTCCAGCCACGTGGGCCCGTGCTGTTCGCGAAATTCGGCAAACCCCTCGTGTCGCGCCAGCCTGCCCCGCGCCCGCGCGTGGACCGCAGCCAAAAGCCGCCGCTTATAGGCCTCGGCACGCACATAATCCACGTGGTCCGCAGCCATGGGCGCATCGGGCTGAATGTCCGAGAGCCACGCCCAGCCGTCGGCGGCCAGCTTCTCGGGGCTGATGAACAGCGGATTGCCCGCAAATGCCGAGAAGCTCGAATACGGCGAATTGCCGAGATAGGACGACGTGGGCGTCAGCGGCAGTATCTGCCAATAACGCTGACCGGCCCGCGCGAGGAAATCCACGAACAACCGCGCCGCCGACCCGAGGTCGCCGATGCCGTATGGCGAGGGCAGCGATGACACATGCAGGAGCACCCCGCTGCCGCGCGTGGACATGTGCTCGATCATGATGACGCCTCCCGGGGCGCGTTCAGTCCTCGTGCCTGAAAAGGACCATCCCTAGCGGCGGAATGTGCAGGCACAGGCTCTGCGGACGCCCGTGCGACACCACGGGCCGCGTGTCCAGCCCGCCATAGTTGCCCCACCCGCTTCCGCCGTACCACTCGGAATCGCTGTTGAGCAGTTCGTGCCAGTGCCCAGGCTCCGGCACGCCCACCTCGTAGTTTTCGCGCGGGACAGGGGTGAAGTTGAACACCGCCAGCACGGCCCCGCCGCCGTGGGCGTCCTTGCGCAGGAAGGAAATGATGCTCGAATCCGAATCGTGGAAGTCCACCCACTCGAACCCGCCATCCTCGAAATCCCGCTCGTACATCCCCGGTTCGGAGCGCATCACACGGTTCAGATCGCGCAGGAAGCGATACAGCCCCCGGCCGCCCTCGCTCTCCAGCAGG contains these protein-coding regions:
- a CDS encoding TolC family protein → MRIPRLKTIIAVALLAAFAAVPAMAETTVYNMEQAVVRALEANPSIIAARHDLAGSEEGRKSARGAFLPSAKATYGYTAKDHAKPKPQSATSEADLFSAGVNVHQNIFTGWNTLSTYQKSVLGKERSQATLRSAELTLVGLVQQNFLGLLQARENVRVAEDSLKRLQEQLKVTRAFYDVGLKPRLDVLQAEVDLARAEDTLLSARNSVSTQMARLNTLLGLELDADADYAGSLDYVPFSAGIDDVLARAYKARPDLEIAGKSVEIALKDETIAKSGYYPQVGADFDWSTYGDDMTASGSDLVKTEFSEWSVGVSASWTLWEWGKTHYAVKQAKESVKSLIASADNTRQEATYEVKANHLDIGKAAESIKVNRKAVEAAQEGYRMAVARYQAQVGTNTDVLDAQERLTTAEAGLIKALADYRIALSKMFVSMGEQNPALDSF
- a CDS encoding Gfo/Idh/MocA family oxidoreductase, with translation MGVTKRPGVAVVGSGYWGRNLVRNFRELGALVRVCDRDEEVLRLFRESAPGVPTGVSLSGVLADEAVRGVVLATPAEMHFTQAREALLAGRHVFVEKPLALDADEGRELAGLAQERGLVLMVGHLLRYHPAFERLAELVDAGALGRINYIYSRRLNLGKIRREENSLWSFAPHDISMILALAGEEPENVMAVGGNYLHRRIADVTVTHLDFPSGLKAHVFVSWLHPFKEQRLVVVGERAMAVFDDTRPWSEKLALYPHRIDWEGHMPVPTRAEPVYEPVAEAEPLRRECLHFLDCIAQGARPRTDGDEGVRVLRVLNEAQRSLESGPAKGAAHRRSGVAPSATVHESAYVDDGAHIGSGTVVWHFSHVMTGTEIGAGCRIGQNVCLGPDVRIGNGCKIQNNVSVYRGVTLEDDVFCGPSMVFTNVFNPRSHVPRMHEVRETLVRRGATLGANCTIVCGVTIGRHAFVGAGAVVTHSVPDHALVMGNPARQAGWMCACGERLDDSLTCSACGTRHRRNGAGLSALQQDSENSAALRGPYGDTQ
- a CDS encoding FecR domain-containing protein — protein: MAEQIGVVVALKGQVFAESGDGARELSMDSPIYAQESLVTGGGSSVEIRFTDDTVFSQGENARMSVDSYVFNPDVDGASGMALKLAEGTFRTVTGAIAKANPEGVELRSPLATIGIRGTGADLDIRPGGEKVGVFQYDGLDLTITTPFGTVVITDANRMLDIFEGGRLGALRSYTETEKAFFQAIAPILSIPVPEGGVEDGGDTGGEGDETEGAGEEELAGVEETPPGEGEGEELPEEGPPPDEGLPEGLPFGPQVPFAGTFELTVGIEELLSKLFSEAGDTLVTFGPPEFVTTELFTSTEGDDEDVVPPTTLPAEETLPGGETQPGGGGETGGETQPGSQEVPGRELADIIITGTDVSEKLYAYEEGYGKAFMLGYGGHDTLVGYSWSDTLDGGTGNDSLNGSYGDDSLYGQAGHDTLYDTSGDNSLYGGEGNDSLYGRGALYGEGGNDTLVAGGYSTTLYGGDGNDSLVDSYYGATLIGGAGDDTFVGTSGTVVSYEDNATSITVNMSTGTILGGSTDSISGNVQIVGSDFGDMMIGDSLGNALAGGGGNDTLDGGAGDDTLYAGDGADSLIGGAGSDWADFLKEGEDSGGTANLTLGRAWGTIDPSEQVTLSGIENVRGTDFADTAIGDSLGNILVGEGGNDSASGGDGADTIYGDDMSATKTGADTLLGEGGADYLYGGRGADSIDGGADNDFIDAGADNDSVQGNTGNDLIYGGTGRDTLMGGVGADSLYGNDDDDLLQGDADNDTLTGGLGNDSIDGGAGIDRALYSEQVNVDLSAGRATQAGSYTDTLTGIEQIYGSSYNDTLSGDSLANTLEGGYGNDSIYGAAGADSLDGGYGDDTIRGGAGADTLVGGSNNAVSTGGGDLLSYSGFTTAITVNLGTGSGTVNDGTGTDSFSYMEHAEGGSGNDTLTARSDSASSLIGGSGNDVLNAAGGASYADTLRGGAGDDSLLGDGDDWADFSGATAGVSGYLADTGNATFSGEGTDTLNGISNIIGSSYADTFYGNSSANQIRGGAGQDTLDGSGGNDTLYGGDSDDSIHGGYSGQDVLYGDAGNDYLDGGSEADTLSGGTGNDSMWGNDDDDLIFGGAGNDTIDGGSQTTADTVDYSMDAYGGTASYEAVVVNLSSDTLTIGSTNYNPGTGTAASGADTIVNIENVRGSYGNDYLRGSASSNTLYGGYGDDTLEGYGSDIAGDSLVGDSGTDWASFANVSTAISTCSEDTQSGGITVTIGGYVTTLSGVEGIIGTSGVDMLILSSGSTWSRKLSGLGGGDVLGTGNGNDTLDGGDGDDQILSAGGNDSILGGNGNDTVSAGAGTDTVYGGAGNDSLDAGADNDTIYGGAGADYINGDTGTDLVSYIEETTGVSVDMSGGGAGAGSVTTSSGNDTLSGIEQIIGSSYADTFIGKAEQGTSGNWFKGGAGNDSIVGGGGTSGSNDSLWGEDGNDVLSGDTGNDSLDGGAGNDTLSGGAGDDTLDGGAGANSLSGGTGTDRVRYSEAVNLNLAAGTAVHGGVTDTLSGIEDVDLYGYAGNSTVIGSSAANRIEGDYYNDSLSGGDGNDTIDGDYGNDVLRGEGGNDSLLGNYGNDTLYASTGTDTLDGGAGTDTADFSGLSGAVSVNLSDGLYTGAASGNVSNVEIVIGTAQGDTMHGGSTAVELDGGAGNDSLIGGSGNDTLEGGLGDDTLDGGDGTDLVDYDDATSSITLNLANTGAQNTGGAGVDVVRNVEKVIGSDYADTILGAAADETISGGSGNDFLSGGDGYDSIDVGEGSDTVYFGDPSHGMDHISNFYCGVDTLAFLGSAFGGLAAGKLDAARFVRSTDYTAGDNVGVDGAVFIYDAHNGDLYFDSDGDDTGNTWYEVAAFDSSSEVDETCIVIV
- the malQ gene encoding 4-alpha-glucanotransferase, translated to MIEHMSTRGSGVLLHVSSLPSPYGIGDLGSAARLFVDFLARAGQRYWQILPLTPTSSYLGNSPYSSFSAFAGNPLFISPEKLAADGWAWLSDIQPDAPMAADHVDYVRAEAYKRRLLAAVHARARGRLARHEGFAEFREQHGPTWLDGFASFMVLKERFGGMPWNEWPPEYRDRSPQALDTLRREAAEGLERVMFAQYLFFSQWEELRAMCRERGVSIIGDLPFYPTYDSADVWEHRNAFQLDEEGAPRKVAGVPPDYFSETGQRWGNPVYDWNALAATGYRWWVERIAHNLLLADIVRLDHFRGFAGYWVVDPAEETAINGHWETGPGGPLFAALRERLPNLPIIAEDLGLITRDVIDLRLAFDLPGMRVLQFSFGPDVGESVNSLHNHCVNSVAYTGTHDNNTTIGWFVDDLGDAGRSVFGEYMGRGVDAGEAAWMLMRMAFMSPARIAIVPMQDILCLGREARMNVPSRPKGNWEWRLPARKLAPRLADRLRSVCVLYGRTGEASRTVCPET